The segment ATCCTGAAACTTCTTTTCTTTAAGAGTTAATGGGGTTGCAGTTACTAAAACCTTTTTAGTTCTATTCTTTTCTACAGCTGGTTTAACTGCTGGTTCCATACCTATAATAGGAAACTCAAATACTTTTCGTAAATCAGCTATAGCAATACTAGTCGCAGTGTTACAAGCTATCACTAAAGCATTCACTTCTTTTTCAGCAATAAATTCTACTGCTTCAAAAACATAACGCTTCACTTCTTCCTTAGGCTTAGTACCATAAGGTACATTTGCTATATCAGCATAATATATATAATCTTGATTAGGTAATTCTCTTAAGGAATCTTTTAATACTGTAATTCCGCCTACTCCAGAATCAAAAACACCAATCTTCATTCTTAATATCCCCCTCAAAATCATATTCGAAGCATATATTGATTATCTAAACCTCTCTTTCTATTCTAATAATTCAACCCCATTACTATAATACCATATAAAGTAATTAATTTCCTTTAAAAAGACCTGCTAGAATTTCTACTTTAGTTTCAATCCTACTTTCTATAAAATAAAAAACGAGATTAGGACATGTCCTAATCTCGTTAGACAAAATACCTTAATAATATTATCCTTGATCTATTTATCTAATGACTTAACCTACAAATCCTTTTTCTTCTAAAATTTCTCTTGCTTCTTCTTCGTCTTCATTTGCTACCATTACTACTGGTCCTGTACAGCCCATACCGCTTTCGGCATATATTTCTTCTTTCCATAAGGCGTGGACTGCATCATCTAAGGTTAGAATATCTATTCCGGAAATTTCTTCGTCTACTGTCTTAGATGGCGGAGCACTGATTTCTTCGGCGCTTTCTGTGCTGCTGTTTTCTATTTCTTCTATAATTTCTTCTAAACCTGCTTCTTTTACTGCTTTAAATTCTTCTTTTGCTAGCTTAGTTAGTTCTCCTTGAGCTGCATCTGCTGCGTATCTAATTGCTCCTGCTATTACTGGGGCTCCTGATGCTCTTGAGATGATGTTGATTATTTGATTGTAGTCTTCTCCTACT is part of the Sporohalobacter salinus genome and harbors:
- the grdD gene encoding glycine/sarcosine/betaine reductase complex component C subunit alpha, which translates into the protein IAAKAIGKENPTLGILNVDGARQVEQALKELSENGYEINFGKTVRADGGCVMRGNDLLQGSADIMVTDTLTGNLLMKIFGAFTTGGSYESLGYGYGPGVGEDYNQIINIISRASGAPVIAGAIRYAADAAQGELTKLAKEEFKAVKEAGLEEIIEEIENSSTESAEEISAPPSKTVDEEISGIDILTLDDAVHALWKEEIYAESGMGCTGPVVMVANEDEEEAREILEEKGFVG